The following proteins are co-located in the Microcystis wesenbergii NRERC-220 genome:
- a CDS encoding DUF3146 family protein, with the protein MSGGNRPESTAYVRIIKQSWQTGKLEGEVRTEEYQWRFQWHFLQGKLLVQPSLGRALIFEPLNRFLERYDYQLEPGGDYEFTVRSKF; encoded by the coding sequence GTGAGTGGCGGCAATCGACCAGAAAGCACGGCTTATGTGCGGATAATTAAGCAATCTTGGCAAACGGGTAAATTAGAGGGGGAAGTGCGGACGGAAGAATATCAATGGCGTTTTCAATGGCATTTTCTTCAAGGCAAGTTATTAGTACAACCTTCCCTAGGTAGGGCTTTGATTTTTGAACCCTTGAATCGGTTTTTAGAACGCTACGATTATCAGTTAGAACCGGGGGGAGATTATGAATTTACAGTGCGATCAAAATTTTAA
- a CDS encoding beta-ketoacyl-ACP synthase 3, which translates to MSGFGAAVVITGCGSATPGQFLSNEELSQIVETSDEWIKSRTGIGQRHLADQSVSLSQLAAQAAIKALEMAQVSPRDIDLILLATSTPDDLFGSAAQVQSQIGANRAISFDLTAACSGFLVALVTATQFIRTGTYRNVLVIGADVLSRWVDWNDRATCVLFGDGAGAVVCQANDTKDNILGFELHSDGSQNGSLNLAYQGEELPLKEGVRVQKGTYKPLTMNGREVYRFAVAKVPEVIEKALYRANLTTSDIDWLVLHQANQRIMDAVSERLKLPPEKVISNLSEYGNTSAASIPLALDEAVRSGKVKKGDIIASSGFGAGLTWGGIIFRWGD; encoded by the coding sequence TTGAGCGGATTCGGGGCAGCAGTCGTCATTACCGGTTGTGGATCGGCCACACCAGGGCAATTTCTTAGTAATGAAGAACTCAGCCAAATTGTCGAGACTTCCGATGAGTGGATTAAAAGTCGTACAGGCATCGGTCAACGGCATTTAGCGGATCAATCGGTGTCTTTAAGCCAACTAGCGGCCCAAGCGGCGATTAAGGCTCTAGAAATGGCTCAGGTATCACCTAGGGACATCGATCTGATTCTCTTGGCTACTTCTACCCCCGATGATCTGTTCGGTAGCGCCGCCCAAGTTCAAAGTCAGATCGGGGCAAATCGGGCGATCTCTTTTGATCTCACCGCCGCCTGTTCGGGTTTTCTGGTGGCATTAGTCACCGCCACTCAGTTTATCCGTACTGGTACTTACCGCAATGTCTTGGTTATCGGGGCCGATGTTCTCTCCCGTTGGGTGGATTGGAACGATCGCGCTACCTGTGTCCTCTTCGGGGATGGGGCAGGGGCGGTGGTTTGTCAAGCAAATGATACAAAAGATAACATTCTCGGTTTTGAACTCCATAGCGACGGCAGCCAGAATGGTTCTCTTAATCTCGCCTATCAGGGGGAAGAATTACCCCTTAAGGAGGGGGTAAGGGTTCAAAAAGGGACCTATAAGCCCCTAACGATGAACGGACGGGAAGTCTATCGTTTTGCCGTGGCGAAAGTGCCAGAGGTCATCGAAAAAGCTCTCTATCGGGCTAATTTAACCACCAGTGATATCGATTGGCTAGTTTTGCACCAAGCTAATCAAAGAATTATGGACGCGGTGAGCGAGCGCCTGAAACTGCCTCCGGAAAAAGTGATCAGCAATCTCAGCGAGTATGGCAACACTTCCGCGGCATCGATTCCTCTAGCCCTCGATGAAGCTGTCAGGAGTGGTAAGGTCAAAAAAGGTGATATTATTGCTTCTTCCGGCTTTGGTGCCGGTTTAACTTGGGGTGGGATTATCTTCCGTTGGGGAGATTAA
- a CDS encoding glutaminase yields the protein MNRLARLRVEDIQAWVGEVHLSDRKGQTPYYIPVLNQVHPEVFALQIHCLEGEILSWGDETVTFPLMSVIKPFLLLYLLTHLGEDAVFRRVGKQASSYPFNSLTQLQEDRCFPRNPMINSGAIALADLLAGETPESRCENLLLWLNEMGNCQLFLDGSVLDSVHSYPNAHNQALSLELEKNGYISHRYLALETYNRICCLSGKIADLANLGKLILAAPFGEIILEIMTNCGLYEASQQFALDVGFPTKSGVSGALLSIVPQQGAIACYSPLLNEQGNSILGLNLLTHISHFVKEI from the coding sequence ATGAACCGATTAGCTAGATTAAGGGTGGAAGATATACAAGCTTGGGTCGGGGAAGTGCATTTATCGGATAGGAAGGGTCAGACTCCCTATTATATACCGGTTTTGAACCAAGTTCATCCCGAGGTTTTCGCTCTCCAGATTCACTGTCTTGAGGGGGAGATTTTGTCTTGGGGAGATGAAACTGTAACTTTTCCTTTGATGAGTGTGATTAAACCTTTTTTGTTATTATATCTTTTAACCCATTTAGGGGAAGATGCTGTTTTTCGTCGCGTGGGAAAACAAGCTTCTAGTTATCCTTTTAATTCTTTAACTCAACTGCAAGAGGATCGCTGTTTTCCCCGTAATCCTATGATTAACAGTGGTGCGATCGCTTTAGCGGATTTATTAGCAGGAGAAACGCCAGAATCTCGCTGTGAAAATTTGCTTTTATGGTTAAATGAAATGGGTAATTGTCAATTATTTCTCGATGGCTCTGTGCTTGATTCTGTTCACTCCTATCCTAATGCACACAATCAAGCTTTAAGCTTAGAATTAGAAAAAAACGGTTATATCAGTCATCGTTATTTAGCCCTAGAAACCTACAATCGAATCTGTTGTTTATCTGGAAAAATTGCCGATCTTGCTAATTTAGGTAAGTTGATTTTAGCTGCTCCTTTTGGTGAAATTATTCTAGAAATTATGACTAATTGTGGACTCTATGAAGCTTCCCAACAATTCGCCCTTGATGTAGGTTTTCCCACTAAATCGGGAGTCAGTGGGGCCCTATTATCAATTGTACCGCAACAGGGAGCGATCGCTTGTTATAGTCCTCTGTTAAATGAGCAAGGTAATTCAATTTTAGGACTTAATTTGCTAACACATATAAGTCATTTTGTCAAGGAAATTTAA
- a CDS encoding 50S ribosomal protein L25/general stress protein Ctc, which produces MQVSVECQKRPENINPRALRRQGLIPAVLYGHNGTESVSLVVPEKAALTLLKKASVNNTLVDVNVPEMPWTGKALIQEVQSHAWKRNLYHLSFFSVSAHGKLDIVVPVKAIGEAIGTKQGGLIEQFVNEVNVSCTADNIPEVIEFDVSGIGVGQSLLVGDLKMPEGVTLKDDPHTTVFAVVAAKR; this is translated from the coding sequence ATGCAAGTTAGCGTTGAATGTCAAAAAAGACCCGAAAATATTAACCCCAGGGCCCTACGTCGTCAGGGTTTGATCCCAGCGGTTCTCTACGGCCACAACGGCACGGAATCGGTTTCCCTCGTGGTTCCTGAAAAAGCGGCCTTAACCCTACTGAAAAAAGCCTCGGTAAATAATACCCTGGTGGATGTGAATGTCCCCGAAATGCCCTGGACGGGAAAAGCTTTGATCCAAGAGGTACAATCTCATGCTTGGAAAAGAAATCTCTATCACCTCAGTTTCTTTTCGGTATCTGCCCACGGTAAGCTCGATATCGTCGTTCCAGTTAAAGCCATAGGAGAAGCGATCGGAACTAAACAGGGCGGTTTAATCGAACAGTTCGTCAACGAAGTTAATGTCTCCTGTACTGCTGATAATATCCCAGAAGTGATCGAATTTGATGTTTCGGGCATCGGTGTGGGGCAATCCCTGCTCGTGGGTGATTTAAAAATGCCGGAAGGGGTGACTTTAAAAGATGATCCCCATACCACCGTTTTTGCCGTTGTTGCCGCTAAACGGTAA
- a CDS encoding D-alanyl-D-alanine carboxypeptidase has protein sequence MFSVFNLAVFGFLFGWLGGQSQPIANIPLISWQNQPIFDLPTDPDPRVAAIVADYLQDLTKKGLNSSQQRVLIETEWADLADHQGNLPASGASLTKIATTLAAVETWPLDHRFATRFYSTGELKNGVLEGDLIIEGEGDPLFVWEEAIAVGNGLDQLGIRQVKGDLIITGKFAMNFQTDPLKAGELLKIGLDQSKWSKETQKAFQSLPSGTQAPQVKILGMVRASPIRPENARLLLRHQSLTLTELLRQMNIYSNNVMSEMLAELLGGPAAVDAINTKITGVGAEEIQLINGSGLGVENRLSPRAVIEILKALDRKLANQPIKVADLFPVGGRDTKGTMQWRAIPKGVVIKTGTLAQVSALAGEIPTQERGKVWFVIMNAGSGNIEGFRNQQDRVLQALDQHWQILPEATKGSIPERAFLGDPSRISQGF, from the coding sequence ATGTTCTCAGTTTTTAATTTGGCAGTTTTCGGCTTTCTCTTCGGTTGGCTGGGGGGGCAATCCCAACCGATCGCCAATATTCCCCTAATTTCTTGGCAAAATCAACCTATTTTCGACCTTCCCACCGATCCTGATCCGCGGGTGGCGGCGATCGTGGCCGATTATCTGCAAGACTTGACGAAAAAAGGTTTAAACTCTAGTCAACAACGGGTCTTAATTGAGACGGAATGGGCTGATTTAGCCGATCATCAGGGTAATCTGCCCGCTTCGGGGGCTTCTTTAACTAAAATCGCCACTACTCTCGCCGCCGTGGAAACCTGGCCTCTCGATCATCGTTTTGCTACTCGTTTTTACAGCACGGGAGAGCTAAAAAACGGGGTGTTAGAGGGAGATTTAATTATTGAAGGGGAAGGGGATCCTCTCTTTGTCTGGGAAGAAGCGATCGCAGTGGGCAATGGCCTCGATCAATTAGGTATCCGTCAGGTCAAAGGCGATCTGATCATTACGGGTAAATTCGCCATGAATTTTCAAACCGATCCCCTCAAAGCGGGAGAATTGTTGAAAATTGGGCTTGATCAATCGAAATGGTCAAAAGAAACCCAAAAAGCTTTTCAGAGCCTTCCTAGCGGCACACAAGCCCCACAGGTGAAGATTTTGGGCATGGTTCGAGCCAGTCCAATTCGCCCCGAAAATGCCCGATTATTATTGCGTCATCAGTCCTTGACTTTAACGGAACTGTTGCGTCAGATGAATATTTATAGTAATAACGTCATGTCAGAAATGTTAGCGGAGCTGCTCGGTGGTCCGGCAGCAGTGGACGCAATTAATACTAAAATTACCGGGGTAGGAGCGGAAGAAATTCAATTAATTAATGGTTCGGGATTGGGTGTAGAAAATCGCTTGTCTCCCCGGGCAGTTATTGAGATTCTCAAGGCCTTGGATCGCAAGTTAGCCAATCAACCGATTAAAGTAGCTGATTTATTTCCGGTGGGGGGACGCGATACCAAAGGAACTATGCAGTGGCGGGCCATTCCTAAAGGAGTGGTGATTAAAACTGGAACTTTAGCCCAAGTTAGCGCTTTAGCCGGAGAAATTCCCACCCAAGAAAGGGGTAAAGTTTGGTTTGTAATTATGAATGCTGGTAGTGGCAATATCGAGGGATTCAGAAATCAGCAGGATCGGGTGTTACAAGCTTTAGATCAACACTGGCAAATTCTCCCGGAAGCTACTAAAGGATCGATTCCTGAAAGGGCTTTTTTAGGTGATCCCAGTCGGATAAGTCAGGGTTTCTAA
- the plsX gene encoding phosphate acyltransferase PlsX — protein MAETALNRARIAVDAMGGDYAPNEIIAGSMRASEELDVEVLLVGDSERIEAYFQHHPRPKNLTIVHAEEVVAMDEEPITAIRRKPAASINVAMDLVKQNRADAVVSAGHSGAAMAAALLRLGRLKGIDRPAIGAVLPTMLAGKSVIILDVGANVDCKPKYLEQFALMGTIYSKYVMGVEEPQVGLLNIGEEASKGNDLALKTYELLENNQQIPFIGNAEGRDVLSGQFDVIVCDGFVGNVLLKFAEAVGGIILQILKEELPKGIQGKVGTALIKPNLKQIKQRMDHAEHGGALLFGVDGVCVISHGSSQAPSIFNAIRQAKNAVDNRVSERIQAYNDHHHQLKKLSVNSED, from the coding sequence ATGGCAGAAACGGCATTAAATCGGGCAAGAATCGCGGTAGATGCGATGGGAGGTGACTACGCTCCCAACGAGATTATCGCGGGATCGATGCGAGCTTCCGAAGAATTAGATGTAGAAGTATTATTAGTCGGCGATTCTGAACGGATTGAGGCTTATTTCCAGCATCATCCCCGTCCCAAGAATCTCACCATCGTCCACGCAGAGGAAGTGGTGGCCATGGACGAAGAGCCGATCACCGCTATCCGTCGCAAACCAGCGGCCTCGATTAATGTGGCCATGGATTTAGTCAAACAAAATCGCGCCGATGCGGTGGTGTCCGCTGGTCACTCCGGAGCGGCCATGGCGGCAGCGTTACTGCGTTTAGGTCGTTTAAAAGGAATCGATCGCCCGGCGATCGGTGCGGTGCTGCCGACGATGTTGGCGGGTAAATCGGTGATTATTCTCGATGTCGGGGCGAATGTGGACTGTAAACCCAAATATTTAGAGCAGTTTGCCCTAATGGGGACAATTTACAGTAAATACGTTATGGGTGTTGAAGAACCGCAAGTCGGTTTACTCAATATTGGCGAAGAAGCCAGCAAAGGTAACGATCTCGCCCTAAAAACCTACGAATTATTAGAAAATAACCAGCAAATTCCCTTTATCGGCAATGCTGAAGGCCGGGATGTGCTATCGGGACAATTCGATGTGATCGTCTGCGATGGTTTTGTCGGTAATGTCCTGTTAAAATTTGCCGAAGCGGTGGGGGGAATTATCCTACAAATTCTCAAAGAGGAATTACCTAAGGGGATACAGGGTAAAGTCGGGACGGCTTTAATTAAACCCAATCTTAAACAGATCAAACAACGCATGGATCACGCAGAACACGGTGGTGCGCTGTTATTTGGAGTCGATGGGGTCTGTGTGATCAGTCACGGCAGTTCCCAAGCGCCTTCAATTTTTAACGCCATCCGACAGGCGAAAAATGCCGTCGATAATCGCGTTTCTGAGCGCATTCAAGCCTACAATGACCACCATCATCAATTAAAAAAGTTGTCGGTGAACAGTGAAGATTAG
- the fabD gene encoding ACP S-malonyltransferase, which yields MQTAWIFPGQGSQALGMIGDLAESALGQERLEIAERILGWSVLEKCQGDEETLSRTLYTQPCLFVVESILADLLQEKGHFPDLVAGHSLGEYSALYAARVFNFETGLNLVQNRSRLMDAAEGGKMAALMKFDRTSLETVINQTENVVIANDNSAEQVVISGTPEAVDLVLGQVKVKRVMPLKVSGAFHSPLMENAAIQFQQILELVNFQKAKVPVISNVDPSNPTQDGEQLKKYLIQQMTSSVRWREIMLRLPDVGVEKAIEVGPGKVLTGLIKRTTPAIELENISQLADIYKGSDDVKLQGSLIGVG from the coding sequence ATGCAAACAGCGTGGATATTCCCGGGACAAGGATCGCAAGCGTTAGGAATGATTGGAGATTTAGCGGAAAGCGCACTTGGCCAAGAGAGATTAGAAATAGCAGAAAGAATTCTTGGTTGGTCAGTCCTGGAAAAATGTCAAGGGGATGAAGAAACCCTATCTCGTACTCTTTATACCCAACCTTGTTTATTTGTGGTGGAGAGTATTTTAGCGGATTTGTTGCAAGAAAAAGGTCATTTTCCCGATCTAGTTGCCGGTCATAGTCTCGGTGAATATTCCGCTTTGTATGCGGCCAGGGTGTTTAATTTTGAGACAGGATTAAATCTAGTTCAAAACCGTTCCCGTTTGATGGATGCGGCCGAAGGTGGTAAAATGGCCGCCTTAATGAAATTTGATCGCACCAGTCTAGAGACAGTGATTAATCAGACGGAAAATGTAGTTATTGCTAATGATAATAGTGCCGAACAAGTGGTGATTTCTGGGACTCCTGAAGCGGTGGATTTGGTATTAGGTCAAGTGAAAGTTAAGCGCGTTATGCCGTTAAAAGTATCCGGCGCTTTTCACTCTCCTTTGATGGAAAATGCCGCTATTCAATTTCAGCAGATTTTAGAATTGGTTAATTTCCAAAAAGCGAAAGTTCCCGTGATTTCTAATGTCGATCCGAGCAATCCTACCCAGGACGGGGAACAATTAAAAAAATATCTAATCCAGCAGATGACTAGCTCGGTTCGCTGGCGAGAAATTATGTTAAGATTGCCGGATGTGGGTGTGGAAAAAGCGATCGAAGTGGGACCGGGTAAAGTTTTAACTGGTTTAATTAAACGAACTACTCCCGCAATTGAGTTAGAAAATATTAGTCAATTAGCCGATATATACAAAGGTAGCGACGATGTTAAATTGCAGGGTTCATTAATTGGTGTTGGTTAA
- a CDS encoding adenylosuccinate synthase, producing the protein MANVIVIGAQWGDEGKGKITDLLSRSADVVVRSQGGVNAGHTVVVEGQTFKLHLIPSGILYPDTECIIGSGTVIDPSVLLKEMAQLHALNVTTDNLYISQTAHVTMPYHRLLDQASEEKRGKYKIGTTGRGIGPTYADKSERIGIRVIDLMNTENLRQKLEWTINYKNVILEKLYNLPPLDAKTVIEEYLEYAEILRPHVVDSSLKIYEAIRKRKNILFEGAQGTLLDLDHGTYPYVTSSNPIAGGACVGSGIGPTVIDRVIGVAKAYTTRVGEGPFPTELEGEIEQLLCDRGAEFGTTTGRRRRCGWFDAVIGRYAVRINGLDCLAITKLDVLDTLEEIKVCVAYQLDGKTCRHLPSSAVEFARCQPIYRTMPGWQQPTSDCRSLEELPKQALDYLKFLGAIMEVPIAIISLGASRDQTIIVEDPIHGPKRALLDENGSPWDNYEF; encoded by the coding sequence TTGGCTAACGTTATTGTAATCGGCGCTCAGTGGGGCGACGAAGGAAAAGGAAAAATCACGGATCTGCTGAGTCGATCGGCGGATGTGGTGGTGCGTTCTCAAGGTGGCGTAAATGCGGGTCATACCGTCGTCGTCGAGGGGCAAACGTTCAAACTCCATCTAATTCCCTCTGGGATTCTCTACCCGGATACGGAATGTATAATCGGCTCGGGAACAGTCATAGATCCCTCGGTGTTACTCAAAGAGATGGCGCAATTACACGCCCTCAATGTTACTACCGACAATCTCTATATCTCGCAAACGGCTCATGTCACTATGCCCTATCATCGGCTGCTCGATCAAGCATCCGAGGAAAAACGGGGTAAATATAAAATCGGCACCACGGGACGGGGTATTGGCCCCACCTATGCCGACAAATCCGAGCGCATCGGCATTCGAGTCATCGACTTGATGAATACCGAGAATCTGCGGCAAAAACTAGAATGGACGATCAATTATAAAAACGTCATTTTAGAAAAGTTATATAACTTACCGCCTTTAGATGCGAAGACGGTGATCGAGGAATATCTAGAATATGCCGAGATACTGCGTCCCCATGTGGTCGATAGTTCCCTAAAAATCTACGAAGCAATCCGCAAGCGTAAGAATATTCTTTTTGAAGGGGCCCAAGGCACCTTACTCGACCTCGATCACGGAACCTATCCCTACGTTACCTCCTCCAATCCGATCGCTGGTGGTGCTTGTGTGGGTTCTGGCATCGGTCCGACGGTAATCGATCGAGTGATCGGTGTGGCCAAAGCTTACACCACTAGGGTAGGGGAAGGTCCATTTCCCACGGAATTAGAGGGGGAGATCGAGCAGTTATTGTGCGATCGGGGGGCAGAATTCGGGACCACCACCGGGCGTCGTCGTCGCTGTGGTTGGTTTGATGCGGTTATCGGTCGTTACGCAGTGCGAATCAATGGTTTAGACTGTCTAGCGATCACCAAATTAGATGTTCTCGATACCCTAGAGGAAATCAAAGTCTGTGTCGCCTACCAATTGGACGGCAAAACCTGTCGCCATTTACCCAGCAGTGCGGTGGAATTTGCCCGTTGTCAACCGATTTACCGAACGATGCCGGGGTGGCAACAACCCACCAGCGATTGTCGGAGTCTGGAAGAGCTGCCCAAACAGGCCCTCGATTATCTAAAATTCCTAGGGGCGATCATGGAAGTACCGATCGCGATTATCTCCCTAGGAGCTAGTCGCGACCAAACCATCATCGTTGAAGACCCCATTCATGGGCCAAAACGCGCTCTTTTGGACGAAAATGGCTCGCCTTGGGATAATTACGAATTTTAA
- a CDS encoding molybdopterin molybdotransferase MoeA, which translates to MYSVKEAESIILTQIQPRQETEKVSLEAAFGRILAEDISSDLDFPYWDNSAMDGYAVRYEDVKDTNPENPVTLKIIAEIPAGKAPEKIIQPGETARIFTGAMLPAGSDTIIMQENTNKKGERVAILIPPEKIGLFVRQRGTFYQAGNTLLKAGIALNSPEIAVLATAQATELTVFSRPKVAIFSTGDELINPDETLQKGQIIDSNRYALTAFVASLGAIPRPLGIIKDSPELLRETIRKAINSSAIVLSTGGVSVGDYDYIEGILGELGGKILIGSVAIQPGKPLTVATFPNGCVYFGIPGNPVSALVSCWRFVQMAIKKLSGLTDYQNKFLRVVTRDTLKSQGQREVYLWGKIEIIEGVYQFQLASGQHNSANLINLAGTNALAIIPQGKTTIQAGETVEVMIVS; encoded by the coding sequence ATGTACTCAGTCAAAGAAGCAGAATCTATAATTTTAACTCAAATTCAACCCCGACAAGAAACCGAAAAAGTTTCTCTAGAGGCAGCTTTTGGGCGCATTTTAGCCGAAGATATCAGCAGTGATTTAGACTTTCCCTACTGGGATAATTCCGCAATGGATGGCTATGCTGTCCGCTACGAAGATGTCAAAGACACTAACCCAGAAAATCCCGTTACTTTAAAGATTATCGCCGAAATTCCCGCCGGCAAAGCCCCCGAAAAAATTATTCAACCAGGAGAAACAGCCCGAATATTTACAGGAGCGATGTTACCCGCCGGCAGTGATACGATTATCATGCAGGAAAATACTAACAAAAAAGGGGAGCGAGTGGCGATTCTTATCCCTCCCGAAAAAATAGGTCTTTTCGTGCGTCAACGTGGCACATTCTATCAAGCAGGAAATACCTTATTAAAAGCCGGTATTGCCCTTAATTCTCCAGAAATAGCAGTTTTAGCCACGGCACAAGCTACCGAATTAACAGTTTTTTCCCGTCCGAAAGTGGCAATTTTCTCCACGGGAGATGAATTAATTAATCCCGATGAAACCCTCCAAAAAGGTCAAATTATTGACTCAAATCGCTACGCTTTAACCGCATTTGTCGCCAGTTTAGGGGCAATTCCCAGACCTTTAGGTATAATCAAAGATAGTCCCGAACTTCTCAGAGAAACTATCAGAAAAGCAATTAATTCTAGTGCTATCGTCCTTTCCACCGGTGGTGTTTCTGTAGGAGATTATGATTATATCGAGGGAATTTTAGGGGAATTAGGAGGAAAAATTCTGATTGGCAGCGTTGCTATTCAACCGGGTAAACCCTTAACCGTTGCCACTTTTCCTAATGGTTGTGTTTACTTTGGTATCCCCGGTAATCCCGTCTCTGCTTTAGTTTCCTGTTGGCGCTTCGTGCAAATGGCAATTAAAAAATTATCGGGATTGACAGATTATCAGAACAAATTTCTGCGAGTTGTCACCCGCGATACTCTCAAATCTCAGGGACAAAGAGAAGTTTATCTCTGGGGAAAAATAGAAATTATCGAGGGAGTTTATCAATTTCAACTCGCTTCTGGACAACACAATTCGGCTAATTTAATTAATTTAGCCGGTACTAATGCTTTAGCCATAATTCCCCAGGGTAAAACTACTATACAAGCAGGAGAAACAGTAGAAGTTATGATAGTTTCCTAA
- a CDS encoding DUF389 domain-containing protein: MTRKEQPHSWFSRKPLTWQQSRAMWRDLWLEASLDFPYLALIVSSCAIATFGLVANSAAVIIGAMIIAPLMLPIRSLAFGGLIGSWRLIRKSALAILVGTIIALAIAWLLGLLIGISEFGSEIQARSQPNLLDLGVAITAGAISGYAKIEPKISGTLAGTAIAVALMPPVCTIGLGLSQGNWVLSLGATLLYITNLLGIALSCLLVFLLAGYSNFHRARNALILTSILTAVLLIPLGISFATLANQARLERLIKKALLQRTITFQRAELLESSINWLKQPPRVRLVVRTAESITPRQVELLEEFITKEMGRPFQLNVLVSKVNEVTSPE, encoded by the coding sequence ATGACCAGAAAAGAACAACCCCACTCGTGGTTTTCAAGAAAACCCTTGACCTGGCAACAATCGCGGGCTATGTGGCGCGATTTATGGTTAGAAGCGTCCCTTGATTTTCCCTATCTAGCTTTGATTGTTAGTTCTTGTGCGATCGCTACTTTTGGCTTAGTTGCCAATAGTGCAGCCGTGATTATTGGGGCGATGATTATTGCCCCTTTAATGTTGCCGATTCGTAGTCTGGCTTTTGGTGGTTTAATTGGCAGTTGGCGATTAATTCGTAAGTCAGCCTTGGCGATTTTAGTCGGTACGATTATCGCTTTAGCGATAGCTTGGTTGCTAGGATTATTGATCGGAATTTCTGAATTTGGTAGTGAAATTCAAGCCCGTTCTCAACCGAATCTTTTAGATTTAGGAGTGGCAATTACCGCGGGGGCAATCAGTGGTTATGCCAAAATAGAACCGAAAATTTCAGGTACTTTAGCAGGAACAGCGATCGCCGTGGCTTTAATGCCACCAGTTTGTACGATTGGTTTAGGATTATCCCAAGGCAATTGGGTCCTAAGTTTGGGAGCAACTCTGTTATATATTACCAATTTATTAGGCATTGCTCTCTCCTGTTTATTGGTCTTTTTGCTGGCTGGTTATTCTAATTTTCATCGGGCGCGTAACGCTCTAATTTTGACTTCTATCCTGACAGCAGTTTTGCTAATTCCGTTAGGAATAAGTTTTGCAACTCTGGCTAATCAAGCTCGCTTAGAAAGGTTGATCAAAAAAGCTTTATTACAACGAACGATTACTTTTCAACGGGCAGAATTATTGGAATCTTCGATTAATTGGCTCAAGCAGCCTCCCCGGGTGAGATTAGTAGTGAGAACCGCCGAAAGCATTACTCCCAGACAGGTGGAATTGTTGGAAGAATTCATTACTAAGGAAATGGGGCGACCTTTTCAATTAAACGTCTTGGTTTCTAAGGTTAATGAAGTCACTTCCCCAGAATAG
- the argC gene encoding N-acetyl-gamma-glutamyl-phosphate reductase produces the protein MTQGQKVSVGIVGASGYGGVQLVRLLKEHPLVELVYLGGDSSAGKPYSDLYPHLGHSINLNVEAIDLEIIASRCQVVFLGLPNGLACDLAPPLLAKGCKVLDLSADYRFTSLETYSKWYGKERQDQAIASTAVYGLPELYREDIKNASLIGCPGCYPTASLMAISPLLKQGLIIPETTIIDAKSGTSGGGRQAKINMLLAEADSSIGAYNVAGKHRHTPEIEQICSDLAGHEVRVQFTPHLMPMVRGILSTVYATLRDPNLVRDDLITIYNAFYRASPFVKILPGGVYPQTKWACGTNLCYLGIEVDPRTDRVIVMSAIDNLVKGQSGQAVQCLNLMMGWEESLALPQMCFYP, from the coding sequence ATGACGCAAGGACAGAAGGTTTCAGTGGGTATTGTCGGTGCTTCGGGATATGGTGGCGTACAGTTGGTACGTTTGCTCAAAGAACATCCCCTTGTCGAATTAGTCTATCTGGGGGGCGATAGTAGTGCGGGGAAACCCTACAGTGATTTATATCCCCATCTCGGTCATAGTATTAATCTTAATGTGGAGGCGATCGATTTGGAGATAATTGCCTCCCGTTGTCAAGTGGTTTTCTTGGGTTTACCCAATGGTTTAGCCTGTGATTTAGCCCCTCCTTTGCTCGCTAAAGGCTGTAAAGTGTTGGATCTGTCGGCAGATTATCGTTTTACTAGCCTAGAAACCTATAGTAAATGGTATGGCAAGGAACGTCAGGATCAAGCGATCGCATCTACGGCTGTGTACGGTTTACCGGAACTTTATCGGGAAGATATTAAAAATGCCTCTTTGATCGGTTGCCCCGGATGTTATCCTACTGCTAGTTTAATGGCGATTTCTCCCCTGTTAAAACAGGGTTTAATTATCCCGGAAACCACGATTATTGATGCCAAATCAGGAACTTCGGGAGGGGGAAGACAAGCTAAGATTAATATGTTATTGGCAGAAGCAGATAGTTCGATCGGGGCCTATAATGTAGCGGGAAAACACCGTCATACTCCCGAAATTGAGCAGATTTGCAGTGATTTAGCCGGTCATGAGGTGCGCGTCCAGTTTACTCCCCATTTAATGCCCATGGTTCGGGGTATCCTGTCCACAGTTTACGCAACTTTGCGAGATCCCAATCTGGTGCGGGATGATTTAATCACTATTTACAATGCTTTTTATCGCGCTTCTCCCTTTGTCAAAATCCTACCCGGGGGAGTCTATCCACAAACTAAGTGGGCCTGTGGTACTAATTTATGTTATCTCGGTATTGAAGTGGATCCGAGAACCGATCGAGTGATAGTGATGTCAGCGATCGATAATTTAGTAAAGGGACAATCGGGACAAGCGGTACAATGTCTCAATCTCATGATGGGTTGGGAAGAATCCCTTGCTTTGCCGCAAATGTGTTTTTATCCTTGA